Proteins co-encoded in one Manduca sexta isolate Smith_Timp_Sample1 unplaced genomic scaffold, JHU_Msex_v1.0 HiC_scaffold_2776, whole genome shotgun sequence genomic window:
- the LOC119192427 gene encoding LOW QUALITY PROTEIN: RNA exonuclease 5-like (The sequence of the model RefSeq protein was modified relative to this genomic sequence to represent the inferred CDS: inserted 3 bases in 3 codons; deleted 1 base in 1 codon), which produces RKTSKNIRKHIPKFRLKTTGESACLTTGVNEXIPLVLTDVQHLLLHSLLGVSTYTSTRWYVLEKCGHISQTTCLILEGLSINNLENNLDKLIYLKNSCNHSVEILTPSVYKGSLVQELAQVPLSDAEKESLIQKYGSMNLALEVRKDLMVMMRAVFPIEDSISHSLDEETDTQDIQDKFPRTQLILSAWQLIDENYPVPLKGKLKNAYSDYIMTKDKYMPVTANSPLFGLDCEMCMTDAGLELTRVSLVNEKHESVYEALVKPYNDITNYLTRYSGITKTLLNDVSXRLEDVQRDIRDLLPADAILVGQSLNSDLHALKMMHPYIIDTSLVYNFTGERTRXTKIKTLAKEFLNEDIQSGSGGHCSVEDSIASLKLVQLKLSKNLEFGDAVHTNRQKYKENVVKMIQSPQYTMSIFNE; this is translated from the exons AAAggaaaacaagtaaaaatatcagaaaacatATTCCTAaatttcgtttgaaaacaacaGGTGAATCTGCTTGTTTAACTACAGGTGTTAATG TAATACCTTTAGTACTGACAGATGTACAACATTTACTATTGCACTCACTATTAGGAGTCTCAACTTAT ACAAGTACCCGTTGGTATGTGTTGGAAAAATGTGGCCACATATCTCAAACAACATGCCTCATTTTAGAAGGCCTCTCTATAAACAACTTAGAAAATAACTTGGataagttaatatatttaaagaattcaTGTAATCACAGTGTAGAAATTTTGACTCCTTCAGTCTACAAAGGATCCTTGGTACAAGAACTTGCACAGGTTCCTTTATCTGATGCAGAAAAGGAAAGTTTAATACAGAAGTATGGAAGTATGAATCTAGCATTGGAAGTTAGAAAAGATTTGATGGTGATGATGCGAGCTGTGTTTCCCATTGAGGATAGTATTTCACACAGTTTAGATGAAGAAACAGATACCCAAGACATTCAAGACAAGTTTCCTAGAACTCAGCTTATATTATCTGCGTGGCAATTAATTGATGAAAACTATCCTGTGCCACTAAAAGGcaaattaaaaaatgcatattCAGATTACATAATGACCAAAGATAAGTACATGCCTGTAACAGCAAATTCTCCTCTGTTTGGATTAGATTGTGAAATGTGTATGACAGATGCTGGTTTAGAATTGACTCGTGTTTCTCTTGTCAATGAAAAGCATGAAAGTGTGTATGAGGCCTTAGTCAAACCGTATAatgatattactaattatttgaCAAGATATTCTGGCATTACCAAGACATTGTTAAATGATGTCT AAAGGCTAGAGGATGTACAAAGAGATATAAGGGACCTATTACCTGCAGATGCAATATTAGTTGGCCAATCACTAAACTCTGATTTACATGCTCTAAAAATGATGCATCCATACATTATAGACACTAGTCTAGTATACAATTTTACAGGAGAAAGAACTC AAACCAAAATTAAAACATTGGCAAAAGAGTTTTTAAATGAAGACATTCAAAGTGGAAGTGGTGGACATTGTTCTGTTGAGGATTCTATAGCATCTTTAAAATTGGTACAACTGAAGCTCAGCAAGAATCTAGAGTTTGGGGATGCAGTACATACAAATAGACAGAAATACAAAGAGAATGTGGTAAAAATGATACAGTCTCCACAGTATACAATGTCTATATTCAACGAATGA
- the LOC115449478 gene encoding E3 ubiquitin-protein ligase rnf146 produces MNELSSQRNMNCNTMLVESRTEQDCAVCLQKCQHPTQLPCGHVFCFLCVKGVAFQSRKCAMCVAEIPVDYLDNPVLLEDVSSAQSNDDDSNQKYQWYYEGRNGWWKYDERSNNELELAFSAGESSCTLLLAGALYIVDFQALTQVRRSDQTRKRRVKRDTTKFPAKGIAGIKTEKRQVLDP; encoded by the exons atgaatgaactGTCCTCACAGAGAAATATGAATTGCAATACTATGTTAGTCGAGTCTCGCACAG AACAAGATTGTGCAGTCTGTTTACAAAAATGCCAACATCCAACACAATTGCCTTGTGGAcatgtgttttgttttctttgtgttAAG GGTGTTGCATTTCAAAGTCGAAAATGTGCAATGTGCGTTGCAGAAATACCTGTTGATTATCTAGACAATCCAGTGTTGTTAGAGGATGTCTCATCAGCCCAGTCAAATGATGATGATTCAAATCAAAAATATCAGTGGTATTATGAAGGAAGGaatg GTTGGTGGAAATACGACGAGCGCAGTAACAATGAACTAGAATTGGCTTTTAGCGCGGGAGAAAGTAGCTGCACATTACTTCTAGCTGGAGCTCTGTACATAGTAGATTTCCAAGCTCTAACACAAGTGAGAAGAAGTGATCAGACTAGAAAACGTAGAGTCAAGCGGGACACAACAAAATTTCCTGCAAAAG GGATAGCAGGCATTAAGACTGAAAAACGACAAGTACTAGACCCCTAA